A window from Streptomyces sp. NBC_00271 encodes these proteins:
- a CDS encoding aldehyde dehydrogenase family protein — MSTARGLIINGQEVPASSGRTASDINPWTGAVCAEVAAGTPEDVRRAVDAADAAFEAWAATRPAERRRIFLRAAQLMEGRVEEVVRLMAAEVGGVAPWAGFNAKLAADILLEAAAAVSGPTGQTLATNSEGVHSAQVRVPKGVIAAISPWNAPVILGVRAVAMPIAMGNTVVMKPSEDAPIACGLLISDVLHEAGLPAGVLNVVTNDRADAAEVVSALIADDRVRMVNFTGSTEVGRVIGVQAAQHLKPAVLELGGKNALLVLEDADVDYAVDAAVFGSFMNAGQICMCVDRVIVHRAVAEEFAAGFAARVRALPCGDPADPGTAVGPVVNAGAARRVAALVADAVAQGARLAAGTGQVEEPGTLIRPVVLTGVTKEMRIYYDEIFGPATVIHVVDSVDEAVTLANDTPYGLTAGVITENLATGLEVARRLRTGIVHINDQSIADEPQAPFGGVKGSGYGRFGGQAGAEAFTDTRWITAQTSGHAHYPI; from the coding sequence ATGTCCACCGCCCGAGGCCTGATCATCAACGGCCAGGAGGTCCCCGCCTCCTCCGGCCGCACGGCATCCGACATCAACCCCTGGACCGGCGCCGTCTGTGCCGAGGTCGCCGCCGGAACCCCCGAGGACGTACGCCGAGCCGTGGACGCCGCCGACGCCGCGTTCGAGGCGTGGGCCGCGACCAGGCCCGCCGAGCGGCGCCGGATCTTCCTGCGCGCCGCGCAACTGATGGAGGGGCGCGTCGAGGAGGTCGTCCGGCTGATGGCGGCGGAGGTCGGGGGCGTCGCGCCCTGGGCCGGTTTCAACGCCAAGCTGGCCGCCGACATCCTCCTGGAGGCGGCGGCCGCCGTGAGCGGACCCACCGGGCAGACGCTCGCCACGAACTCCGAGGGCGTCCACTCGGCGCAGGTACGGGTCCCCAAGGGCGTGATCGCCGCGATCTCGCCGTGGAACGCTCCCGTCATCCTCGGCGTGCGCGCGGTCGCGATGCCGATCGCGATGGGCAACACCGTGGTGATGAAGCCAAGCGAGGACGCACCGATCGCCTGCGGTCTGCTGATCTCGGACGTCCTGCACGAGGCCGGGCTGCCCGCGGGCGTGCTCAACGTCGTCACCAACGACCGTGCCGATGCCGCCGAGGTGGTGTCCGCGCTGATCGCCGACGACCGGGTACGGATGGTCAACTTCACCGGTTCCACGGAGGTCGGACGGGTCATCGGTGTCCAGGCCGCACAGCACCTCAAGCCCGCCGTCCTCGAACTCGGCGGCAAGAACGCCCTGCTCGTCCTGGAGGACGCGGACGTCGACTACGCGGTGGACGCCGCCGTCTTCGGCTCCTTCATGAACGCCGGGCAGATCTGCATGTGCGTGGACCGGGTCATCGTGCACCGCGCGGTCGCCGAGGAGTTCGCGGCCGGGTTCGCCGCCCGAGTCCGGGCCCTGCCGTGCGGGGATCCGGCCGACCCGGGCACGGCGGTCGGCCCCGTGGTCAACGCCGGTGCGGCCCGACGGGTCGCCGCGCTCGTCGCGGACGCCGTGGCCCAGGGAGCACGGCTGGCCGCGGGCACCGGGCAGGTCGAAGAGCCCGGCACGCTCATCCGTCCGGTCGTACTCACCGGCGTCACCAAGGAGATGCGGATCTACTACGACGAGATCTTCGGTCCGGCGACCGTGATCCACGTGGTCGACAGCGTCGACGAGGCCGTGACGCTGGCCAACGACACACCGTACGGCCTGACCGCCGGCGTGATCACCGAGAACCTGGCGACCGGTCTGGAGGTCGCCCGCCGCCTGCGTACCGGCATCGTTCACATCAACGACCAGTCGATCGCGGACGAGCCACAAGCCCCGTTCGGCGGCGTGAAGGGCTCCGGCTACGGCCGCTTCGGCGGGCAGGCGGGCGCCGAGGCCTTCACCGACACCCGCTGGATCACCGCCCAGACCTCCGGCCACGCCCACTACCCGATCTGA
- a CDS encoding winged helix DNA-binding domain-containing protein has product MTVLDTRALNRATLARQLLLDHADLSVLDAVAHLCGLQAQEPQEPYVGLWSRLRAFEPAGLSDLLTGRSVVRTHLMRRTVHLLTADDALAWRSRHDAMLRQRVLGTYRRELDGIDLDELAAAGRAVMSDDEPRSMTQLARALAERWPTPGARALGEILIAALVPMAQLPPRGLWRTKAGVRNVPLSSWLGREIDPPTEDRSDPVGQALVRRYLAAFGPAASADLRAWCGLAGLPAAVAAIREELVTFRDERGRELLDLPGLPRPDPDTPAPVRYLPAFDNALLGYHDRGRIVDDTHRGLSVAGARVVLVDGRVAATWNVEAGTVNVTPLRRFSSAERTAVAEQGEELASFLSDSESRRVRVATAPG; this is encoded by the coding sequence ATGACCGTTCTCGACACCCGGGCCCTCAACCGGGCGACACTCGCCCGACAACTGCTGCTCGATCACGCCGACCTGTCGGTGCTCGACGCCGTCGCGCACCTGTGCGGTCTCCAGGCACAGGAACCGCAGGAACCGTACGTCGGACTCTGGTCCCGGCTGCGGGCGTTCGAACCGGCGGGGCTCTCGGACCTGCTGACCGGGCGGAGTGTGGTGCGGACCCATCTCATGCGCCGTACCGTCCACCTCCTCACCGCCGACGACGCCCTGGCCTGGCGCTCCCGCCACGACGCCATGCTGCGTCAACGGGTGCTCGGCACCTACCGCCGTGAGCTGGACGGGATCGACCTGGACGAACTCGCGGCGGCGGGCCGGGCGGTGATGTCCGACGACGAGCCCCGCTCGATGACCCAGCTCGCGCGGGCGCTCGCCGAGCGCTGGCCGACACCGGGAGCGCGGGCCCTGGGGGAGATACTGATCGCCGCCCTCGTCCCGATGGCACAGCTGCCGCCGCGCGGGCTGTGGCGCACGAAGGCGGGAGTGCGCAACGTGCCGCTCTCGTCCTGGCTGGGCCGGGAGATCGACCCGCCGACCGAGGACCGCTCCGATCCCGTGGGCCAGGCGCTGGTACGGCGCTATCTGGCCGCGTTCGGCCCCGCCGCCTCGGCCGACCTGCGCGCCTGGTGCGGCCTCGCCGGACTGCCGGCCGCGGTGGCGGCGATACGCGAGGAGCTGGTCACCTTCCGCGACGAGCGAGGCCGGGAACTGCTGGACCTCCCCGGCCTGCCGCGCCCCGACCCCGACACGCCGGCCCCGGTCCGGTACCTGCCGGCGTTCGACAACGCGCTCCTCGGCTACCACGACCGCGGCCGGATCGTCGACGACACCCACCGCGGTCTGTCGGTCGCGGGCGCCCGCGTCGTCCTCGTCGACGGCCGGGTCGCCGCGACCTGGAACGTCGAAGCAGGCACCGTGAACGTCACGCCACTGCGCCGCTTCTCTTCAGCCGAGCGCACCGCCGTCGCCGAACAGGGAGAGGAACTGGCGTCGTTCCTCTCCGACAGCGAGAGCCGTCGCGTACGGGTTGCGACGGCTCCTGGCTGA
- a CDS encoding aminoglycoside phosphotransferase family protein, whose protein sequence is MHFTADFIAETYQLGAGSWTLAPVTRGALGQIWRFSGNGSSWAVKELLFGCDEEQVRREAALRQAAEGLGIASPRLFPNRHGAYVSHVTASSGSSGSSGGSYVKLYDWVDGAKADASDPDILDWFGRTMALLHTAGQDASETPDSWYERSPQDVEWKALHTRVRQAGLPWAAALGQFIDTSAAELAHWVTPADAGDLVTSHLDLQPQNVLVGRDGPVLLDWDNAGVTSAEREFTRAVYVWSGGNHMDIDSARRLARAYRSAGGRATITGPQSFSMLFATALNFVYVQAECAIDQAVTAAQREFASRQVVASMRGMPELEAVSRLAAALDAVR, encoded by the coding sequence ATGCACTTCACAGCCGACTTCATAGCCGAGACCTACCAACTCGGCGCCGGGTCATGGACGTTGGCGCCCGTCACCCGTGGCGCGTTGGGCCAGATCTGGAGGTTCTCCGGGAACGGCTCCTCATGGGCGGTGAAGGAGCTCCTCTTCGGCTGCGACGAGGAACAGGTCCGCCGGGAGGCCGCGTTACGGCAGGCCGCGGAGGGCCTGGGTATCGCGTCACCGCGGCTCTTTCCCAATCGCCACGGTGCGTACGTCTCACACGTCACCGCTTCTTCGGGTTCTTCGGGTTCCTCGGGCGGGTCTTACGTGAAGCTGTACGACTGGGTCGACGGCGCCAAGGCGGACGCGTCCGATCCGGACATCCTGGACTGGTTCGGCCGGACCATGGCACTGCTCCACACGGCGGGACAGGACGCGAGCGAGACGCCGGATTCCTGGTACGAGCGGTCCCCTCAGGACGTCGAGTGGAAGGCCCTGCACACGCGGGTTCGTCAGGCCGGCCTGCCGTGGGCGGCGGCGTTGGGGCAGTTCATCGACACATCCGCGGCAGAGTTGGCGCACTGGGTGACACCGGCCGACGCCGGCGATCTGGTGACATCGCATCTCGACCTGCAGCCCCAGAACGTTCTGGTCGGCCGGGACGGGCCGGTCCTCCTCGACTGGGACAACGCCGGGGTCACCTCGGCGGAACGCGAGTTCACACGCGCCGTGTACGTATGGTCGGGCGGCAACCACATGGATATCGATTCCGCCCGGCGGCTGGCGCGGGCCTATCGGAGTGCCGGAGGCCGCGCCACCATCACGGGTCCTCAATCATTCTCGATGCTTTTCGCTACGGCCCTGAACTTCGTCTACGTACAGGCCGAGTGCGCCATCGACCAAGCCGTGACCGCCGCGCAGCGCGAGTTCGCGAGCCGGCAGGTCGTCGCTTCCATGCGCGGCATGCCGGAGCTGGAGGCCGTGTCCCGGCTGGCCGCCGCGCTCGATGCCGTGCGGTGA
- a CDS encoding acyltransferase family protein, producing MATEQVLTGSAPADETGEAAEPKRPRVSRLPSLTGLRFPAALAVFAHHAFLPIPPLRLLSDDRTEYRLADWTSQAGGLGVSFFFVLSGFVLTWSARRGDTTTGFWRRRFVKIYPNYVVAWALAMLLFASSYTSTHVSLANLFMVQVWVPSYFTNFSVDSPSWSLAVEAVFYLSFPLLLSVFRRIDARHLKYWITGAIAAVWATPALAYALFPKTPRVPSGQDLSVSQYWFSYVLPPVRMVDFALGILVALAVKHGRWRNIGMFWSSLLLVGGYVLTFHVPYLYGQRAAMILPIALLIAAAATADIEGRFTLFRNRTMIWLGEISFAFYLLHYTALSTLRKALGTHQMYSTATGVAMLVGTAAVTVLLSWALYALVEAPLVRRFSRSRRA from the coding sequence GTGGCCACTGAGCAAGTATTGACCGGCTCCGCGCCGGCCGACGAGACCGGCGAAGCCGCCGAGCCCAAGCGCCCCCGCGTCTCCCGGCTGCCCTCCCTCACCGGCCTGCGGTTCCCCGCCGCGCTGGCCGTCTTCGCCCACCACGCCTTCCTCCCGATACCCCCACTGCGGCTGCTGTCCGACGACCGTACCGAGTACCGCCTGGCCGACTGGACCTCGCAGGCCGGCGGGCTCGGCGTGTCGTTCTTCTTCGTGCTCAGCGGTTTCGTCCTGACCTGGTCGGCGCGGCGCGGCGACACCACGACGGGGTTCTGGCGGCGCAGGTTCGTCAAGATCTACCCGAACTACGTGGTCGCCTGGGCGCTCGCCATGCTGCTGTTCGCCAGTTCCTACACCTCCACCCATGTCTCCCTCGCCAACCTGTTCATGGTCCAGGTGTGGGTGCCCAGCTACTTCACCAACTTCAGCGTGGACTCGCCGAGTTGGTCGCTGGCCGTGGAAGCCGTCTTCTACCTGAGTTTCCCCCTGCTGCTGAGTGTCTTCAGGCGTATCGATGCCCGTCACCTCAAGTACTGGATCACCGGAGCGATCGCCGCGGTGTGGGCCACCCCCGCGCTGGCGTACGCCCTGTTCCCGAAGACCCCGCGGGTGCCCAGCGGCCAGGACCTCTCGGTCTCGCAGTACTGGTTCAGCTATGTGCTGCCCCCGGTCCGTATGGTCGACTTCGCCCTCGGCATCCTGGTGGCGCTCGCGGTGAAGCACGGGCGCTGGCGGAACATCGGCATGTTCTGGTCGAGCCTGCTGCTGGTCGGCGGGTACGTGCTGACCTTCCACGTGCCCTATCTCTACGGTCAGCGCGCCGCGATGATCCTGCCGATCGCGCTGCTGATCGCGGCCGCGGCCACCGCGGACATCGAGGGCCGCTTCACCTTGTTCCGTAACCGCACGATGATCTGGCTGGGCGAGATCTCCTTCGCCTTCTACCTCCTGCACTACACAGCGCTGTCCACGCTCCGAAAGGCCCTCGGCACCCACCAGATGTACTCCACCGCGACAGGCGTGGCGATGCTGGTCGGCACGGCCGCCGTCACGGTCCTGCTGTCCTGGGCGCTCTACGCCCTGGTCGAGGCCCCACTCGTACGCCGATTCAGCCGGTCACGCCGCGCCTGA
- a CDS encoding aquaporin: MSTSAQSRADLIRHSAYEFTLTTVLLFAVVSLVRWLAFPGSSLAIGDPDTLFVVAGTVVAALIAALMYSPPGRASGGHLHPGVTVFLWTCGLFPGRAVLPYVAAQLTGSLAGTALAWVVWGKVVGQVGYGAVHPAPGTGAVELFVVEGAALAAVFVAVALVMSRPALRGLIPAVIGLGVGVVIATLGTVTGASINPARAFGPALLSGQYDHFWNYMIAPLVAPALVGLTHRALRTRRDRSAPTAPAEA; encoded by the coding sequence ATGAGCACTTCCGCCCAGAGCCGCGCGGACCTGATCCGGCACAGCGCGTACGAGTTCACGCTCACCACGGTGCTTCTCTTCGCCGTGGTCAGCCTGGTCCGCTGGCTCGCCTTCCCCGGCTCGTCCCTGGCGATCGGTGACCCGGACACGCTGTTCGTCGTCGCGGGAACCGTCGTGGCCGCGCTGATCGCGGCGCTGATGTACTCACCACCCGGCCGCGCGTCCGGCGGCCATCTCCACCCCGGTGTCACCGTCTTCCTGTGGACGTGCGGGCTCTTCCCGGGCCGCGCCGTCCTGCCGTACGTCGCCGCACAGCTCACCGGGTCCCTGGCCGGGACCGCGCTGGCCTGGGTGGTGTGGGGCAAGGTGGTCGGCCAGGTCGGGTACGGCGCCGTGCATCCCGCGCCCGGTACCGGCGCCGTCGAACTGTTCGTCGTCGAGGGCGCCGCGCTCGCCGCGGTGTTCGTCGCGGTCGCGCTGGTGATGTCCCGACCCGCCCTGCGCGGACTGATCCCCGCGGTCATCGGGCTCGGCGTGGGCGTGGTCATCGCCACTCTGGGCACCGTGACCGGCGCGAGCATCAACCCTGCGCGCGCCTTCGGCCCGGCGCTGCTGTCCGGCCAGTACGACCACTTCTGGAACTACATGATCGCGCCGCTGGTCGCCCCGGCTCTCGTGGGCCTCACGCACCGCGCCCTGCGCACCCGCCGCGACCGGTCCGCACCGACCGCGCCGGCAGAGGCGTGA